TCGGGCCAGCTTAACGACTGTCGATATCCTCTGATGACCTGCGCGGCCAGCAACCAGGGAAAGGCATGCCCCCGGCCCTGATCCATCCGCTCCCTGAGCTGTGCCTCCGTAAAGGCTCCCACGTGCACAAGCAGCCTGCCGAGCCGTTTGATACGGTTACGCGTAGCGGCAATATTCCGACGGTTTCGCCGAAAAGCCGCACGGGCGTGGTTCTGACAATCATCGGGGCTGAAGATGACCGCGCCACATCCCAGTATCTGAGGCATCGCACCGGTTTCTTCAATCGCTGCCCAGCCCAGCGAAGCATGGCCAATATCAAATGCAAACGAGACGGGGTTCATACCCCATGATCTACAGCATTTTATCCTTGATACAATTGAATAATTTCAGTTTGCTTTGCGCGGATTCAAGACAAAGTTAGTAACGCAGGCGTACGGTCACTATCTGTCATGCAGGTACACCAGCCCAAGAAAGCGTTTCAAGCATTAACGCGGACTTCAGGGTCCGCGTTTTTGTTTAAATTCACTTGGTCGAGCACTCCCCGACACATTCCTACCTCCGATGCACCCGACTGCTGGGGGCCTTACGGGCTACCTTTGAATCCTCGGGCATGTCTGGAGTCAATAGCTGCCACGCCCTTAAGCCATAGGGGATGGCAAGGCGTTCCACGGTCGAGAGCCAGATCTCTTTCTTCCGGGCACCCTCGATGTCCTGATAGAACTTGTAGCCGATGCCCGCGAGCTGGGCAAACTCCTCCTGTGTGAGGCCATGCCTGGCCCGCAATGACCGTAATCTGTCTCCCAGTTCCGCCAGCGAATTATCCACCCCACAACCATATGATCGTAGGGCTTGACAGGTAACCCTACGATCT
The genomic region above belongs to Ruficoccus amylovorans and contains:
- a CDS encoding helix-turn-helix domain-containing protein; translated protein: MDNSLAELGDRLRSLRARHGLTQEEFAQLAGIGYKFYQDIEGARKKEIWLSTVERLAIPYGLRAWQLLTPDMPEDSKVARKAPSSRVHRR